The following proteins are co-located in the Bacteroidales bacterium genome:
- a CDS encoding T9SS type A sorting domain-containing protein codes for MKKFTLLKSFAIAAGVMLAMNGWGQILTFEFSALAGGEATATSNSNDANLNSSTISRGAGLTAAANGGRFNATNWALTSIANAVSGNDYMEFTMTPNSGYQFSVSSIYVQWQRSATGNTAISLRSSVDSYATDLDAVKSVVDNTNTQNFTWTFTQENSSSPVTYRLYSYAEALTGSGGPGDGTGNDIVVYGTTSPIGGTPLITVAPTTLSNFTYVFGSGPSAEQTFTVEGSDLTANITITPPTNYEISETSLSGFTSNPITLTHSDGVVAETTIYVRLKAGLAVGNYDNELITLASTDADNKTVTCSGSVTAPPSITFYFRGPSWMDNNPHNPQIWGPYNGWATPPAMTFDVVPGWWSVTVEVADATAAIEYQSRFAQAGSTKYQKAFEDFGANATFTTTTDEIWIDASENDSFTWSGNDFYLAVGKITESEPVPPAPQIDWANLQWPVSGEITAGGSFNVYAQVNEPGVTDAAGQGAGITAWIGYSSNNTDPSTWTNWVSAAYSGDAGSNDEYVADIAPGLTPGTYYYASRFQLGAADYVYGGYNAGGGDFWDGATNVSGVLTVNAPPPPNVWINEIHYDNAGTDVDEFIEVVLENPGAYTLTDFAIYLVNGNGGAIYNTKTLDQFAVGTSYGNFTVYTFTYPLDGLQNGAPDGMAIAYQSALVPGQFLSYEGTFTGTGGAVNGILSVDIGVSEGSSTPIGYSLQLAGAGTQYSDFFWMQEAQNTSGTINNLQSFSAATTWNGSIDNDWEDAANWSNGLPVTGSNVTIPAVTNLPVLSSSATIGDLSIENGAGLTIQTTGSLTVSGTLTNAAGATGLVIKSDDISTGSLIQSTAGVNATMERFMNNADWTNWKDGWHFLGSPVANQAISPAFTTVTVTAYDFYLWNEPTNEWVNFKNQSGGGGTAPFFDIVNGSNNFELGRGYMAAYDAGGVKSFTGALNVADLPITGLGISAGNNNSWHLLGNPFSSALTWDASAAWGLTNIAGVAKIWNEANQSYTDLTSSPSTVIPATNGFMVQVSEGTGSLTIPAAKRVHSIQAFYKSTVSGMMLTARSHTAGNAQEARIVINPDATNGFDQMYDSEFLAGHAPAFYSSAGEIKLSTNSLPELSVETEIPFNFIKNEGNQFSIEASGIESISATPYLVDLKTGTNQNLAENPVYNFTSQDGDAPGRFLLKFSAVGIPEVPGSESLHAYVYDNILYVMNSGASKVRVEVYNIHGQLLMGEETAQGLQSLPVSVPPGTYLVKMTSEGATAIRKISIQ; via the coding sequence ATGAAAAAATTTACACTTTTAAAATCTTTTGCAATTGCGGCAGGCGTAATGCTTGCGATGAACGGGTGGGGGCAGATTTTGACATTTGAATTTTCTGCTCTTGCAGGAGGTGAAGCTACTGCAACTTCAAATTCTAATGATGCAAACCTTAATTCCTCAACAATCTCGCGTGGTGCAGGACTAACTGCAGCCGCTAATGGAGGAAGGTTCAATGCAACAAATTGGGCATTAACATCTATCGCTAACGCGGTTTCGGGTAATGACTATATGGAGTTCACTATGACACCTAATTCTGGTTATCAATTTAGTGTATCTTCCATTTATGTTCAATGGCAGCGTTCAGCTACTGGAAATACTGCAATTTCACTTAGAAGCTCCGTTGATAGCTACGCAACAGACTTAGATGCAGTAAAGAGTGTTGTAGATAACACTAATACGCAAAATTTTACATGGACATTTACTCAGGAGAATAGTTCTTCGCCTGTAACTTATAGATTATACTCCTATGCTGAGGCGCTTACTGGTTCCGGTGGCCCAGGTGATGGGACAGGAAATGATATTGTGGTATATGGGACTACAAGTCCTATCGGCGGCACCCCTCTCATCACAGTCGCCCCCACTACCCTCAGCAATTTCACTTATGTTTTCGGCAGCGGGCCATCGGCGGAGCAAACTTTCACAGTAGAAGGAAGTGATTTAACTGCTAATATCACGATCACACCGCCAACAAATTATGAGATTTCTGAAACTTCATTAAGTGGCTTCACAAGCAATCCAATAACGCTTACTCATAGTGATGGCGTGGTTGCAGAAACAACCATTTATGTTCGCCTGAAAGCCGGATTGGCTGTTGGCAATTACGACAATGAATTGATAACCCTTGCTTCAACTGACGCAGATAATAAAACAGTTACCTGCAGCGGGTCGGTTACTGCCCCTCCATCTATTACCTTCTATTTCCGTGGCCCATCATGGATGGATAACAACCCGCATAACCCCCAAATCTGGGGGCCGTATAACGGATGGGCAACACCTCCTGCAATGACATTTGATGTTGTACCGGGCTGGTGGTCTGTAACTGTTGAAGTTGCGGATGCTACTGCAGCAATAGAATACCAGTCAAGGTTTGCTCAAGCTGGGTCAACCAAGTATCAAAAAGCATTTGAAGACTTTGGTGCAAATGCAACATTTACTACCACTACCGATGAAATCTGGATTGATGCCAGCGAAAACGATTCATTCACATGGAGTGGAAACGATTTCTATCTTGCTGTGGGTAAAATTACTGAATCAGAGCCTGTTCCGCCAGCGCCGCAAATTGATTGGGCAAACCTGCAATGGCCCGTTTCCGGTGAGATAACTGCCGGTGGATCATTTAATGTATATGCACAGGTTAACGAACCAGGAGTTACCGATGCTGCAGGACAAGGCGCAGGAATTACTGCATGGATAGGGTATAGTTCAAACAATACCGATCCCTCCACCTGGACGAATTGGGTTTCGGCTGCATACAGTGGAGATGCTGGAAGCAATGATGAATATGTGGCTGATATTGCACCTGGACTTACACCCGGAACTTACTATTATGCCAGCCGGTTTCAGTTAGGAGCCGCTGATTATGTTTATGGTGGTTACAATGCCGGTGGTGGCGATTTCTGGGATGGAGCAACCAATGTATCAGGTGTTCTCACTGTGAATGCCCCACCTCCGCCCAATGTTTGGATCAATGAGATTCACTATGATAATGCTGGAACTGATGTTGATGAGTTCATAGAGGTTGTTTTGGAAAATCCAGGAGCTTATACACTCACCGATTTTGCAATTTATCTGGTGAATGGAAATGGAGGTGCTATCTATAATACAAAAACGCTTGATCAATTTGCTGTTGGTACCAGTTATGGCAATTTCACTGTTTATACATTTACTTATCCGCTTGATGGGTTACAAAACGGTGCTCCTGATGGGATGGCAATTGCCTACCAGAGTGCTTTGGTTCCAGGCCAATTCTTGAGTTATGAAGGAACTTTTACAGGAACTGGTGGGGCAGTTAATGGCATTTTATCAGTTGATATCGGAGTGTCTGAAGGTAGTTCCACGCCGATTGGATATTCTCTGCAATTAGCAGGAGCCGGAACTCAGTATTCCGATTTCTTTTGGATGCAAGAGGCACAAAATACCAGTGGAACAATTAACAACCTTCAATCTTTCAGCGCCGCTACAACCTGGAACGGAAGTATTGATAATGACTGGGAAGATGCAGCAAACTGGAGTAACGGCCTTCCAGTAACTGGCTCAAACGTAACAATACCGGCTGTTACAAATCTTCCGGTACTTTCATCATCAGCAACAATAGGTGATTTGTCAATCGAAAATGGAGCTGGTTTAACAATCCAGACTACAGGTTCACTTACGGTCTCCGGCACCCTCACCAATGCAGCCGGCGCTACTGGACTGGTAATAAAATCTGATGACATCAGCACAGGTTCACTCATTCAAAGCACTGCCGGTGTAAATGCTACAATGGAGCGCTTTATGAACAATGCAGATTGGACTAACTGGAAAGACGGCTGGCATTTCCTGGGATCACCGGTTGCAAATCAGGCTATCAGCCCCGCATTCACTACCGTTACTGTTACGGCCTATGATTTTTACCTATGGAACGAACCCACCAACGAATGGGTGAATTTCAAAAACCAGAGCGGTGGCGGCGGTACAGCACCTTTCTTTGATATAGTAAATGGGTCAAATAACTTTGAATTAGGCCGTGGCTATATGGCTGCTTATGATGCCGGAGGAGTTAAATCCTTTACCGGCGCTTTAAACGTGGCCGATTTACCAATAACAGGATTAGGAATTTCGGCTGGGAATAATAACAGCTGGCATCTGCTCGGCAATCCTTTCAGCAGCGCTTTAACATGGGACGCCTCTGCAGCATGGGGTCTTACCAACATTGCCGGTGTGGCCAAAATCTGGAACGAGGCTAACCAAAGCTATACCGACCTTACCTCATCACCTTCAACAGTGATTCCCGCAACAAACGGATTCATGGTGCAGGTTTCTGAAGGTACAGGTAGTCTTACGATACCTGCCGCAAAACGGGTACATTCAATACAGGCTTTCTACAAATCAACAGTTTCGGGAATGATGCTTACAGCAAGAAGTCACACAGCCGGGAATGCCCAGGAAGCCCGGATCGTGATTAACCCCGATGCCACCAACGGATTTGACCAGATGTACGATAGTGAGTTCCTTGCAGGTCACGCACCGGCGTTCTATTCCTCTGCAGGTGAAATTAAACTGAGTACCAATTCACTCCCGGAATTATCAGTTGAAACCGAAATCCCCTTCAACTTTATTAAAAACGAAGGCAATCAGTTTAGCATCGAAGCATCCGGCATCGAAAGCATTTCCGCTACACCTTACCTCGTTGACCTGAAAACAGGCACAAACCAGAACCTGGCCGAAAACCCGGTGTATAACTTCACGTCCCAGGATGGTGATGCCCCCGGGCGCTTCCTCTTGAAATTCTCAGCCGTCGGCATTCCAGAAGTTCCGGGCAGTGAAAGTTTGCATGCTTACGTTTACGACAACATTCTGTATGTTATGAATTCGGGCGCCTCTAAAGTCCGCGTGGAGGTTTACAATATACACGGACAACTGCTCATGGGTGAGGAAACAGCCCAGGGCCTGCAAAGCCTGCCGGTAAGTGTGCCTCCGGGAACCTATCTTGTAAAGATGACTTCGGAAGGCGCTACTGCAATCCGCAAAATTTCGATTCAATAA
- a CDS encoding T9SS type A sorting domain-containing protein: MRTLILLLLAGFYCPLLFPQRGPVKTPADPNFYSSPKDFLEMKANGVVLPPIRPAENRWKNYQHSERNDFPVVYDMRDSAWVTPVKTQSAGACWAYSVMGALESRLLMLGYGTYDLSDNNLKQCHKYVPERSTNGNHWMATAYFARRDGPYLETEDPYPGGTSGPGNCPGNLNALFYVHQARYPIPQNIDAIKQTVLEIGAVWSLMYFKDTYLNPTDHTYYFDGTTNVNHAGCVVGWNDTIVTAGGTGAWIVRNTYGPAWADNGYYYVSYNDSQFLKYNAYWPTVMETEEYTAIFQHDEIGGYWGAGGWNEVAYGLVKFEGPAWDMEITKIGSFVVYGGCGIEIKIYSQFGDSLSGLLGSQEEEVLELPGYYTFNLDSAILIPAGQDFYVQVKYNSNHPELLYPVPIEDTIAGYSMPEIETGKYWINPDPVEYPDGWFQLGHGTDFHYDLCIKAYMKRFTAIHLADIVIPEGSDTCFEALQTLCLAGNNSLFTVETGASAYLIAGSKILMHPGTHFQNGSSVTAFIEQGENLCNSLRPSESESFFEDGLLSTSDPQSNRAKLFSIFPNPGNGLFTLVFDEEWEQQRISLQIVNLMGDILLQKEFQLQQLHHEFNLTGLPKGIYIISARSGNLIEFDKVVIQ; this comes from the coding sequence TTGCGAACCTTGATACTTCTGCTCCTGGCAGGTTTTTACTGTCCGCTGCTCTTCCCGCAGCGCGGGCCTGTGAAAACTCCTGCTGATCCAAACTTTTATAGTTCCCCGAAAGATTTTCTTGAAATGAAAGCAAATGGTGTGGTTCTTCCACCAATCAGGCCGGCTGAGAACCGCTGGAAGAATTATCAGCACAGCGAAAGAAATGATTTTCCTGTGGTGTATGATATGCGCGATTCCGCCTGGGTTACGCCGGTAAAAACGCAATCGGCTGGCGCTTGCTGGGCTTATTCAGTAATGGGCGCGTTGGAATCAAGGCTGTTGATGCTTGGTTATGGAACCTATGATTTGTCGGACAACAACCTGAAACAATGCCATAAATACGTTCCCGAGCGTAGCACCAACGGCAACCACTGGATGGCGACGGCTTATTTCGCCAGAAGAGACGGCCCTTACCTTGAAACCGAAGATCCTTACCCTGGTGGCACTTCAGGCCCGGGAAACTGCCCCGGCAATCTTAATGCCTTGTTCTACGTTCATCAGGCCAGGTATCCGATCCCGCAAAATATTGATGCAATCAAACAGACGGTGCTGGAAATTGGCGCAGTCTGGAGCCTGATGTATTTTAAAGATACTTACCTGAACCCAACGGATCACACTTATTATTTTGACGGAACCACTAACGTGAATCATGCCGGTTGTGTGGTCGGATGGAACGATACAATAGTAACAGCCGGCGGTACAGGCGCATGGATCGTAAGAAATACCTATGGACCAGCCTGGGCTGACAATGGTTACTATTACGTTTCGTACAACGATTCACAATTTCTGAAATACAATGCTTACTGGCCAACGGTAATGGAGACCGAGGAGTACACAGCAATCTTCCAGCATGATGAAATTGGCGGTTATTGGGGTGCGGGCGGCTGGAATGAGGTTGCGTACGGGCTGGTGAAATTCGAAGGACCGGCATGGGATATGGAAATCACGAAAATAGGAAGTTTCGTAGTCTACGGCGGTTGCGGGATCGAAATTAAAATATACAGCCAGTTTGGTGATTCGCTCAGTGGTTTGCTCGGTTCGCAGGAAGAAGAGGTACTTGAACTCCCGGGGTATTATACATTTAATCTTGATTCAGCCATTCTCATTCCGGCAGGTCAGGATTTTTATGTGCAGGTAAAATACAATTCAAATCATCCTGAGCTCCTTTACCCTGTTCCGATTGAAGATACCATTGCCGGCTACTCCATGCCGGAAATAGAAACCGGAAAATACTGGATCAATCCAGATCCGGTGGAATACCCGGATGGCTGGTTCCAGCTCGGGCATGGCACAGATTTCCATTACGACCTTTGCATCAAGGCCTACATGAAAAGATTCACAGCTATCCATCTTGCAGATATTGTTATTCCTGAAGGTTCTGACACATGCTTTGAGGCATTGCAAACGCTTTGCCTTGCAGGGAACAATTCCCTTTTCACGGTTGAAACGGGCGCAAGCGCTTATCTTATTGCAGGTTCCAAAATTTTAATGCATCCCGGCACTCATTTCCAAAACGGCTCATCAGTAACGGCTTTTATTGAGCAGGGCGAAAATCTGTGCAACTCACTGCGTCCTTCTGAATCGGAAAGCTTTTTCGAAGATGGCTTACTGAGCACATCTGACCCACAATCCAATCGCGCTAAGCTTTTCAGTATTTTTCCGAACCCCGGCAATGGCTTGTTCACGCTTGTTTTTGATGAGGAATGGGAGCAGCAAAGGATATCTTTACAGATAGTCAATTTGATGGGCGACATTCTGTTGCAGAAAGAATTCCAGTTGCAGCAACTCCATCATGAATTCAATCTTACAGGTTTACCAAAGGGTATTTATATCATAAGCGCGCGCTCAGGCAACCTGATTGAATTTGACAAGGTGGTGATCCAATAA
- a CDS encoding S8 family serine peptidase, which yields MKKFTFSGMLCLLLLLVSISTIAQSQQQREKLNELSIELERDFAIRKAEAIRLADSLGLPIRYEVDGRTVELMFFENGMPFYNTTFNAGGAALINSSRVYPGGGAGLSLTGSGQTLGIWDGGRTRIEHQEFGGRATQVDFSPTNNFHATHVAGTMIASGVVPSAKGMSYAASLNAYDWDFDASEMATAAALGLKVSQHSYGFITGWRAYGSDWYWFGDANVSTTQDYNFGFYSSEAMLWDQIAHNAPNYLIVKSAGNDRGEGPAPGSFHYYWDGFDWTGSSATRELDGGSNGYDCISDRGNAKNILTVGAVTGSGVMSSFSGWGPTDDGRVKPDIVAKGVSVYSTFETSNFDYGSLNGTSMSGPMVSGSVGLLLQHQQNLHPGDVLLSSTMKALIIHSAENLSGTPGPDYRFGWGLMNTEEATLIMSENKVADEIHIYELTLNNGNTTTIPVKAIGGEPLRATLVWNDVPGNPPAASLNPTTAMLVNDLDLRIQDANSINTFPYRLNPANPSAAATTGDNFRDNVEMVHIAAPLAGQLYSVKITHKGNLSGGNQQLSLIITGNEPVSGVSNPQSLTATAISGSQINLAWTKNIDNNNVMLVWTANGTFGVPVNGTAYSAGQSIPGGGNVIYRGSNTSFMHTGLNSNTTYYYKAFSYNASNTYSIGRIANATTDCGTVTVLPFSENFNSSTSLPPCWSIGDHIGNGQVWQFGTHASGLTGTTGNYAFLNSDAYGDGNSQNSDLITPRLDLTNYTGITLGFTHYFLNWTGSSGNLFYSINDGASWTQLQTWVYFTPNPAFFSQVIPQVAGQSQVRFKWNYTGAWGYYWDVDNVSVTGTSTVPANLTLTNMTVPAGQHCYDATQTITTGGGGQQFLVTSASTVDLVAGQNIRMLPGTRAQSGANLYARISPGGPYCLLLSSDLVSEDLSDPKLPETLVVSENDSFFRIFPNPATQGFNLELNAFDEQEQVRVEIYSIIGNRMLSKEMPAGTVHYFELDGFNPGVYLIRVMQGKQTGVERLIKQF from the coding sequence ATGAAAAAATTTACTTTCTCTGGCATGTTATGCCTCCTGCTTTTGCTGGTTTCAATAAGCACAATTGCACAAAGCCAACAACAACGTGAAAAACTAAACGAATTATCCATTGAGCTGGAACGTGACTTTGCGATCCGGAAAGCAGAAGCCATACGCCTGGCTGATTCATTGGGCTTACCAATCAGGTATGAAGTAGATGGCCGGACTGTCGAACTCATGTTTTTTGAAAATGGAATGCCGTTCTACAATACCACGTTCAATGCCGGGGGCGCTGCATTGATAAACTCTAGTAGGGTGTATCCGGGTGGCGGTGCCGGGCTGAGTCTTACGGGAAGCGGACAAACCCTTGGCATCTGGGACGGGGGCAGAACACGCATTGAGCACCAGGAGTTCGGAGGCAGGGCCACACAAGTAGATTTCTCTCCAACAAATAATTTTCATGCTACCCACGTGGCCGGAACCATGATTGCCTCAGGGGTTGTCCCTTCAGCCAAAGGAATGTCGTATGCCGCCAGTCTTAATGCATATGATTGGGATTTTGATGCCTCGGAAATGGCCACTGCTGCGGCTTTAGGCTTAAAGGTATCACAACATTCCTATGGCTTCATCACTGGTTGGAGAGCATATGGTAGTGATTGGTATTGGTTTGGGGATGCAAATGTAAGCACAACCCAAGATTATAATTTCGGGTTTTATAGTTCGGAAGCCATGTTATGGGATCAGATTGCCCACAACGCCCCCAACTACCTGATTGTAAAATCAGCCGGAAATGACCGTGGCGAAGGCCCTGCTCCCGGGAGTTTTCATTATTACTGGGATGGATTCGATTGGACAGGAAGTTCTGCCACAAGAGAACTTGATGGCGGATCGAACGGCTACGATTGCATTTCGGATCGCGGCAATGCGAAAAACATTCTCACAGTGGGTGCTGTTACAGGAAGCGGAGTCATGTCTTCATTCAGCGGTTGGGGTCCTACCGATGACGGCCGTGTGAAACCCGATATTGTTGCCAAAGGTGTTTCGGTTTATTCAACTTTCGAAACATCTAATTTTGATTATGGTAGCCTGAATGGGACATCCATGTCAGGGCCAATGGTCAGCGGCTCTGTTGGGTTGCTGCTGCAACATCAGCAAAACCTCCATCCCGGAGATGTTTTGCTCTCTTCAACGATGAAAGCCCTGATCATCCACAGCGCCGAAAACCTCAGCGGAACACCCGGCCCTGACTACCGTTTCGGCTGGGGTTTAATGAACACTGAGGAGGCCACCCTGATCATGAGTGAGAACAAAGTTGCAGACGAGATTCATATTTATGAACTAACCCTCAACAATGGAAATACAACTACGATACCTGTTAAGGCCATTGGCGGAGAGCCACTGCGTGCCACCCTGGTTTGGAATGATGTTCCAGGAAATCCACCAGCTGCCTCCCTAAACCCCACTACGGCAATGCTTGTCAACGACCTGGATTTGCGTATACAGGATGCCAACAGTATAAATACCTTTCCATACAGACTTAACCCTGCCAATCCATCGGCTGCCGCCACCACCGGCGATAATTTCCGCGATAACGTTGAAATGGTGCATATTGCTGCACCATTAGCCGGACAGCTTTACAGTGTAAAAATCACTCACAAAGGAAACCTTAGCGGCGGAAATCAACAGCTCTCGCTAATCATTACAGGCAATGAACCGGTTTCAGGTGTTTCGAACCCGCAAAGCCTTACCGCAACAGCAATCAGCGGGAGCCAGATCAACCTTGCCTGGACAAAGAATATTGATAACAATAACGTGATGCTGGTGTGGACGGCCAACGGCACTTTTGGCGTACCTGTAAATGGTACGGCATATTCAGCAGGACAATCAATCCCAGGTGGCGGAAATGTGATATACCGTGGTTCAAATACCAGTTTTATGCATACAGGCCTCAACTCAAATACAACCTATTACTATAAGGCTTTTTCTTACAATGCTTCCAATACTTATTCCATTGGCCGGATTGCTAATGCAACAACTGATTGCGGTACGGTAACCGTATTGCCATTTTCTGAAAACTTCAATTCATCTACTTCACTTCCTCCGTGCTGGTCAATCGGTGATCACATTGGCAACGGACAGGTATGGCAGTTTGGAACCCACGCAAGTGGCCTGACGGGAACCACAGGAAATTATGCGTTTTTAAACAGCGATGCGTATGGAGATGGAAATTCTCAGAACTCCGATCTGATCACCCCGAGGTTGGATCTCACAAACTATACTGGTATTACTCTTGGCTTTACCCATTATTTCTTAAATTGGACAGGTTCATCAGGTAATTTATTCTATAGTATTAATGATGGCGCATCCTGGACACAATTACAAACCTGGGTGTACTTTACTCCCAATCCCGCCTTTTTCAGTCAGGTTATTCCCCAGGTGGCAGGCCAATCGCAAGTGCGGTTCAAGTGGAATTATACCGGAGCGTGGGGTTATTACTGGGATGTTGATAACGTGTCAGTTACCGGTACATCAACGGTTCCCGCCAATCTAACGCTAACCAATATGACCGTACCTGCCGGCCAGCATTGTTATGATGCCACCCAAACCATTACCACCGGCGGAGGTGGCCAACAGTTTCTTGTAACGTCTGCCAGCACTGTTGATCTGGTGGCCGGACAAAATATCAGAATGTTACCCGGAACTCGCGCTCAAAGTGGCGCCAATCTGTATGCCAGGATTTCTCCGGGAGGACCATATTGCCTTTTGCTTTCAAGCGATCTTGTTTCAGAAGATCTGTCTGACCCGAAATTGCCTGAGACATTAGTGGTTTCGGAAAATGATTCATTTTTCAGGATTTTCCCAAATCCAGCCACTCAGGGATTTAACCTTGAACTGAATGCATTTGATGAGCAGGAACAAGTGAGGGTTGAAATTTACAGCATCATCGGAAACCGGATGCTAAGTAAGGAAATGCCTGCCGGAACTGTTCATTACTTTGAACTTGATGGGTTCAACCCAGGAGTTTATCTGATCCGTGTAATGCAAGGCAAGCAAACTGGTGTTGAACGATTGATCAAACAGTTCTGA
- a CDS encoding DUF4956 domain-containing protein: MSISAVDVIANMLIALLCGITIALIYKYTYKGLNYSASFTISLILLTMITAIVIMVIGNNLARAFGMVGAMSIIRFRTAVKDAADIMFIFFALSIGLAAGVKLYSIAFFGTLFIGGVYLVITKFSFALPQNREFLLQISASSTILPDAPFTSLFRSYCKRNKLVNVKTIGDEANEVLEFSYYISLKNEERGKDLISEIKKLPGVKTVNLFFDED, encoded by the coding sequence ATGAGTATCTCGGCAGTTGATGTGATTGCCAATATGCTCATCGCCTTACTTTGTGGCATCACCATCGCCCTGATCTATAAATACACGTATAAAGGCCTGAATTATTCAGCATCCTTTACCATCTCACTCATCCTGCTTACCATGATCACTGCCATTGTAATTATGGTAATTGGCAACAACCTGGCGCGGGCTTTTGGTATGGTGGGGGCTATGTCCATCATCAGGTTTCGAACCGCGGTAAAGGATGCAGCAGACATCATGTTTATTTTCTTTGCGCTTTCAATTGGGCTGGCAGCAGGTGTGAAACTCTATTCTATTGCCTTCTTTGGGACCCTGTTCATTGGCGGTGTTTATCTTGTGATCACAAAATTCAGTTTTGCATTGCCTCAAAACCGGGAATTTTTGCTCCAAATTTCCGCTTCCTCAACTATCCTTCCCGATGCGCCTTTTACATCATTGTTCCGATCCTATTGCAAAAGAAACAAACTGGTTAATGTAAAAACCATAGGCGATGAAGCCAATGAAGTTCTCGAGTTCTCTTATTACATCAGTCTGAAAAATGAAGAGCGCGGTAAAGATCTTATTTCAGAGATCAAAAAACTTCCGGGCGTAAAAACTGTTAACTTGTTTTTCGATGAGGATTAG
- a CDS encoding polyphosphate polymerase domain-containing protein: MLRYEKKYLVPNAMMDRIRSRISSFVKPDVFTHPAENGIRQYSVRSIYFDTHNLDFYNEKIEGLIHRRKFRIRGYDKFEAGCRVVFEIKRKIENRVKKHRSFVQFDNVDKILASGDIEKYIVNDNRCPKAIEDAQRFLYHIKKSQLIPTCLIVYEREAYHGKFDPGVRITFDKNIRSLNYPDIDRLFEDDNMTYLFDNHFILEIKYFTDQMPLWARSLVQEFRLRNDALSKYTIGYQACDVRKKIVH; this comes from the coding sequence ATGTTACGCTACGAAAAAAAATACCTGGTACCCAATGCAATGATGGATCGCATACGTTCTCGTATAAGTTCATTTGTAAAGCCCGATGTTTTTACCCATCCTGCTGAAAATGGCATCAGGCAATATAGCGTCAGAAGTATTTATTTCGATACCCATAACCTGGATTTCTATAATGAAAAAATAGAAGGCCTCATTCACCGCCGAAAATTCAGGATAAGGGGCTATGATAAATTTGAAGCCGGTTGCAGGGTTGTTTTTGAGATCAAACGAAAAATTGAAAACCGCGTTAAAAAACACCGGAGTTTTGTTCAATTTGATAATGTTGATAAAATATTGGCTTCCGGAGACATCGAAAAGTATATTGTAAATGATAACCGATGCCCCAAAGCCATTGAAGATGCCCAGCGTTTTTTATACCACATAAAAAAAAGCCAGCTTATTCCCACCTGCCTGATCGTGTATGAGCGCGAGGCATACCATGGCAAATTTGATCCGGGCGTAAGGATTACTTTCGATAAAAACATCCGCAGCCTTAATTATCCCGATATTGACCGGCTCTTTGAGGATGATAACATGACGTATTTATTTGATAATCACTTTATACTTGAAATCAAATATTTTACTGATCAAATGCCGCTATGGGCCAGGTCGCTGGTGCAGGAGTTCAGGCTCAGGAACGATGCCTTGTCAAAATATACCATCGGATATCAGGCATGTGATGTCCGGAAAAAGATTGTCCATTAG
- a CDS encoding DUF47 family protein, protein MFSFKHANKSIELIERFLNSVDQGVLIFKEGVKNYLHNNRESFLDNVRTLSALETDADIIKRKIENILYTQSLMPQLRGDILKLLESLDNILDLAKSNLYQFDVEIPFIPAEIHQDMIKLTELSGSAIESVIPAAKAYFRNPEAVKESLHRVYLFEKEADKLADAIKRKVFHDMPNLKLSEKFHLRYFTLHIETLSDAAQKVADLLSIMAIKRTI, encoded by the coding sequence ATGTTTTCATTCAAGCACGCCAACAAATCAATTGAGCTCATTGAACGCTTTCTGAATTCGGTTGACCAGGGTGTTCTCATATTTAAAGAAGGGGTGAAGAATTATCTTCACAATAACAGAGAAAGCTTTCTTGACAATGTGCGAACCTTGTCAGCCCTTGAAACCGACGCTGATATCATCAAAAGAAAGATTGAAAACATCCTTTACACCCAATCGCTTATGCCCCAGTTAAGGGGAGACATTCTTAAATTGCTGGAGAGCCTTGACAATATCCTCGATCTTGCCAAGTCAAACCTTTACCAGTTTGATGTCGAAATCCCTTTTATCCCTGCTGAAATCCATCAGGATATGATCAAGCTTACCGAATTATCTGGTTCGGCCATTGAATCGGTTATTCCGGCAGCAAAAGCATATTTCCGGAACCCGGAGGCTGTAAAGGAAAGCCTGCACCGGGTGTATTTATTTGAAAAGGAGGCCGACAAGTTGGCTGATGCGATCAAGCGCAAGGTTTTTCATGATATGCCCAACCTGAAATTAAGCGAAAAATTTCATCTCCGTTATTTTACCCTGCACATTGAAACATTATCTGATGCGGCACAAAAGGTTGCCGATTTACTTTCAATAATGGCCATCAAAAGAACCATATGA